Proteins from a genomic interval of Balaenoptera musculus isolate JJ_BM4_2016_0621 chromosome 16, mBalMus1.pri.v3, whole genome shotgun sequence:
- the NODAL gene encoding nodal homolog isoform X2 codes for MDGQNWTFAFDFSFLGQEEDLAWAELRLQLSSPVALPPDVPLSIEIFHQPKLNEDKDPPNCLERLRMDLFTVTLSQVTFSSGSMVLEVTRPLSKWLKHPGELREQMSSLAGECWRRPPTPPVTNVLLMLYSNLSPERRRLGGSTLLWEAESSWRVQEGQLSRERGRRHRRYHLQDRNQLCRKVKFQVDFNLIGWGSWIIYPKQYNAYRCEGECPNPVGEEFHPTNHAYIQSLLKRYQPHRVPSTCCAPVKTKPLSMLYVDNGQVLLDHHKDMIVEECGCL; via the exons ATGGATGGGCAGAACTGGACCTTTGCTTTTGACTTCTCCTTCCTGGGCCAAGAAGAGGATCTGGCATGGGCCGAGCTCCGGCTGCAGCTGTCCAGCCCTGTGGCCCTTCCTCCTGACGTCCCACTCTCAATTGAGATTTTCCACCAGCCAAAGCTGAATGAGGATAAGGACCCACCCAACTGCCTAGAACGTCTTCGAATGGACCTGTTCACTGTCACTCTGTCCCAGGTTACCTTTTCCTCGGGCAGCATGGTCCTAGAGGTGACCAGGCCACTCTCCAAGTGGCTGAAGCACCCTGGGGAGCTGAGGGAGCAGATGTCCAGTTTGGCTGGAGAGTGTTGGCGGCGGCCTCCCACACCACCTGTCACCAATGTGCTCCTCATGCTCTATTCCAACCTCTCCCCGGAGCGGAGGCGGCTGGGGGGCTCCACTCTATTGTGGGAAGCTGAGAGCTCCTGGCGGGTCCAGGAGGGACAGCTCTCCCGGGAGAGGGGCAGGAGGCACCGTCGATATCACTTGCAGGACAGAAACCAACTGTGTCGGAAGGTCAAGTTCCAGGTGGACTTCAACCTGATCGGATGGGGCTCCTGGATCATCTACCCCAAGCAGTACAATGCCTATCGCTGTGAGGGCGAGTGTCCTAACCCCGTGGGGGAAGAGTTCCATCCAACCAACCACGCGTACATCCAG AGTCTGCTGAAACGGTACCAACCCCACCGAGTCCCTTCCACCTGCTGTGCCCCAGTGAAGACCAAGCCCTTGAGTATGCTGTACGTGGACAATGGCCAAGTCCTTCTAGACCATCATAAAGATATGATTGTAGAAGAATGTGGGTGCCTTTGA